A region of the Gemmobacter fulvus genome:
ATCGTCAATCGCCTCCTTATACCCCAGCGCCTGATCGAACGGCGCGAAAGGATGCAGAGAGCCGAACTCGGGCCAGGTGATCGGCATCATTTCGGCGGCGGCGTTCAGCTTCATGGTGCAGGAGCCCAGCGGGATCATCGCCCGGTCCAGCGCCAGATCGCGGTCGGACAGGCGGCGCATGTAGCGCATCATTTCCGATTCCGCCCGGTTCATGTGGAACACCGGATGCGTCAGCACCTCGGACCGGCGCAGCATCTCGGCGGGGAAACCCAGATCGCCCTCGGCGGGCGGCGCTTCGTGAATGCCAAAGGCGCGCAGCACGCGGCGCAGCACATCTTCGTCCGTCGTCTCGTCGAGGCTGATGCCGACGTGATCCTGCCCCACCTTGCGGAAGTTCAGCCCCTCCAGCCGCGCGGCGGCCAGAATTCCAGCCTGCCCCACGCCCACCTCGACGGTGATCGTGTCAAAGAAGGCCTTGGGCGGCAGCGTGGCCCCGGCGTCGCGCAGCGCCTTGGCCAGCCGGATGGTATAGCTGTGCACCCGTTCGGCAATGGCGCGCAGGCCTTTCGGCCCATGGAAAACCGCATAGAAGCTGGCCATCACCGCCAACAGGGCCTGTGCGGTGCAAACGTTCGAAGTGGCCTTTTCGCGGCGGATATGCTGCTCGCGGGTTTGCAGGCTCAGCCGGTAGGCCTTGTTGCCATGCGCATCAATCGACACACCGACAATCCGCCCCGGCATCGCGCGTTTCAGATCGTCGCGGCAGGACATGAAGGCGGCATGCGGCCCGCCATAGCCCATCGGCACGCCAAAGCGCTGCGCCGAGCCGACGGCGATATCCGCCCCCATCTCGCCCGGTGCTTTCAGCATCATCAGCGCCAGCAGATCGCTCGCGACCACGGCGATGGCCTTGGCGGCATGGAGTTTTTCAATCCACGGCGTCAGGTCGCGCACATGGCCCCAGGTGCCCGGATACTGGAAGATCGCGCCAAATACCGAGGCGGGATCCATGTCATCCGGGTCGCCCACGACAATCTCGATCCCCAGCGGCAGGGCGCGGGTGCGGATCACGGCGATGGTCTGCGGGTGGCAATGTTCATCGACAAAGAAGGCGCGCGCCTTCGATTTGGCGCTGCGCTCGGCCATGGTCATCGCCTCGGCGGCGGCAGTCGCCTCGTCCAGCAGGCTGGCATTGGCCACCGGCAGCCCGGTCAGATCGGCCACCATGGTCTGATAGTTCAGCAGCGCCTCAAGCCGTCCCTGCGCGATTTCCGGCTGATAGGGGGTATAGGCGGTATACCAGGCCGGGTTTTCCAGAATATTGCGCTGGATCGCGGGCGGGGTGACGGTGCCGTAATAGCCCTGCCCGATCAGCGAGGTCATCACCTTGTTCTTCGCCGCCACAGCCCGCATCTTGGCCAGCAACTCATGCTCGGCCAGCGGGGCCCAGGTCAGCGGCTTGCCTTGCCGGATGGTCGCGGGAATGGTTTCTTCGATCAGCTGATCCAGCGTGGCCACCCCCACCGCTTTCAGCATCTCGTCCATTTCGGCCGGCGACGGGCCGATATGGCGACGATTGGCAAAATCATAGGGATCATAGTCGGTCGGGGTAAAGCTCATGGCATCCTCCGGGTGTGACAAACCGGGCGGGCGCAGAACGCCCGCCGATCTTTATCATAAAATCAAAGCCTTGTCGGCGATTAGCCAATCAGCTCGTTATACTCGTCTTCATCCATGAAGTCGTCGAGCACGCTGAGGTCATCCAGCTTCATCTTGAAGAACCACGCCTCGCCGGTGGCATCCTCGTTCACCAGACCCGGATTGTCGGCCAGCTTGTCATTCACCATGACAATCTCGCCATCCACCGGGGCCAGAATATCCGAGGCCGCCTTGACGCTTTCGATCACCACAACTTCGTCGCCCGCGGCAACCATTGTTTCGATTTCGGGCAGTTCAACAAAGACCACATCGCCCAATTGCGTCGCGGCATGTTCGGTGATGCCGACCACGACCAGATCGCCCTCGACGCGCAGCCATTCATGTTCCTGGGTGTATTTCATCGGGAGATCCTCATCTCAGCGTTTGTAGGTTGTCGGGTTGAACGGCATCGGGGCCACCGTCACCGGCAGCGCCTTGCCCCGCACGTCGCCGGTCAGCGCCGTGCCAATCTCTGAAAAGGCGCGGGCCACATAGCCCATCGCCACCGGCGCCTCGACCGAAGGGCCGAACCCGCCCGAGGTCACCTGCCCAACGGGGGTGCCATCCGGGGTGGCGAGCGCAACACCTTCGCGCATCGGGGCCCGCCCATCGGGGCGCAGGCCAACGCGCACCCGCTCTGGCCCCTCCGCCAGTTCGTGCAGAATGCGCGCGGCACCGGGGAAGCCGCCTTCGCGGGCGCCACCCGCGCGGCGCGCCTTCTGGATCGCCCAGGTCAGCCCCGCCTCGACCGGGCTGGTGGTCGTGTCAATGTCATGGCCATACAGGCAGAGCCCCGCTTCCAGCCGCAGACTGTCGCGCGCGCCAAGCCCGATCGGTGCCACCGCCGCCTGCGCCAGCAGCGCCCGGGCAAAGCCCTCGGCCCCGCCCTGCGGCACCGAAATCTCGAACCCGTCCTCGCCGGTATAGCCAGAGCGCGAGATCCACAGCGCCCCGAACACCGTGTCGATCACCGCCACATCCATGAACCGCATCGCAGCGGCCTGCGGCACCAGAGCGGCCAGCGCCGCCTCGGCGCCCGGGCCCTGCAACGCCAGAAGCGCGCGGTCCGTTACCGGCACCACCTCGGTCGTGTCCGACAGATTCGCCTGCATATGGGCAATGTCCGCCGCCTTGCAGGCCGCATTGACCACAACAAACAGATGGTCGCCGCGGTTGGCAAACATCAGATCATCCAGAATCCCGCCGGTGTCATTGGTGAACAGCCCATAGCGTTGCCGCCCTTCGGCCAGCCCCAGCACATCCACCGGCATCAGCGCCTCAAGCGCCCGCGCCGTGGCCTCATAGCTGCCTTTGGGCCGCAGGATCACCTGCCCCATATGGCTCACGTCGAACAGCCCGGCCTGCGCGCGGGTGTGCAGATGTTCCTTCATCACGCCAGACGGATATTGCACGGGCATTTCATAGCCCGCAAAGGGCACCATCTTGCCCCCGAGTTCCACATGCAGGTCATGCAGACCCAAGCGTAAAAGGTCGCTCACGCGCCCCTCCTCTTCCGCCGGCCGTAACGCAATCCGGCACCGATCAGACAGGCCAATCCCTGTCCCACGATGCCCCCTCTGTCCTTACCCTTGCGGGTGCCTGAGATCGTTATCCCTTCGGCGGGCGCGAACGCCACTCTCCAGAGTTCCACAGCCAGAACGGTCCCTTGTGCCTGAGAGTTTACCGGGGCGGTTGCTCCTTCGGCACCGGCCAAAGGGCAAGAGCCCCCGCCGGATTCTCCCGATCCTGACGGGCATAGGGTTAGCCTGCGGCCCCGCAGAATGGCAAGCGAAAAAATGAAATCCGACGCAATGCCAAGAGAATCCGACATTCACCCCAGGGCGACACGCTGCCGGATCACCCGCAGCGCCAGCCAGATCGCCAGAAGGCCAAAGACGATGCCGCCCAGCGCCTGCCCGATCAGCACCCCCTGCGGCCCATAGGTCTGGCCCAGCCACCAGGCAAAGGGCACCGTGCCCAGGGTATGCCGCGCCCAGTTGACCAGGGTAGACTGGAACGCCGCCCCCAGATTGTTGCAGGTGGCATTGGCGATGAAGATCAACCCGTTGAAAAAGAACAACAGGCTGAGCGGCCCGCAAAACAGATAGACCAGATCGCGGGTCAAGCCCTGCGCATGAAACAGATCGGCAATTGGCGCCCGGGCCAGAAACAGCAGCGCCGACATCGCGGCAATCACCAGCGCACAGAACAGCACCGCATCCCAGAAACTGCGCCGCACCCGGTCCAGCCGCCCCGCGCCGAGGTTCTGGCCGATGATCGGCCCGATGGCCCCCGACAGCGCAAAGATCACCCCGAAGGCCACCGGCGTCAGCCGACCGGCAATCGCCATGCCCGCCACCGCCGCCTCGCCGTATCCCGCCACCATCCGCGTGACAAAGGCCTGCCCCACCGGCGTGGCCAATTGCGTCAGCACGGCCGGGGCGGCAATCGTCGACAAGGGCGCCAGATCCGCGTGCAGGATCCGCAGGCTCAGCGGCGAAAAGCCGCCATAATGCCGCCAGACCGGCCACAGCGCCATCGCGGCAATCACCAGCCGCGACCCCCATCCCGCCAGCGCCGCCCCGGTCAGTCCCAGATCGGCCCAGAGGATCAGGATCGGGTCCAGAATGGCCAGCGCCACCGCGCCCCAGACCGTGACCATCATCGCCCGCCGGGCATCACCATGGCTGCGCAACACCCCGCCACCGATCATGCCGATCATCAGCAAGGGCTGCGATGGGATCAGCAGCCGCAAGAACCACAGCGTCTGCACCGCCGTCTCGCCGGTGGCCCCCAGCAGCGCCACGATCTGCGGCAGGGCCAGCCAGACCAGCGCCGCAAACACGGCTCCGAACAGCGCGCCAATGGCAAAACCACTGGTCGTCCGCTCCCGCGCCAGCGCCATGTCACGCGCCCCCACCGCCCGCGCCACCAGTGCCGAGACCCCGATCGACAGGCCAATACCAAAGGCGGTGGTGAAAAACAGGATCGCACCGGCATAGCCGATGGCCGCCGTCGCCGTCTCATCCTGCAACCAGCTGATATAAATCATGTTGATCAGATCAACGACAAAGATCGCCATCAGACCGACCGAAGATGTCAAGGACATCACCGCCACATGCCGGAACAGATTGCCGTCCACAAATTTCGCCTGCATCGCCCCTGCCCTCACCAGCAAAAAAGGGGCGCAACCCGACGCCCCTTTCATCTTGGTCCAAATATCCCGGGGGGTGCGGGGGGCTGGCCCCCCCCGCTGCGGCTCACAGCCCGCGCACCGTTTGCAGCAGGGGCATCACATCCGCCATCTCCGGCCCATGTGCCTGCCCGGTCAGCGCCTTGCGCAGCGGCATGAACAGCCCCTTGCCCTTGCGCCCGGTCGCCTCTTTCACGGCGGCGGTCCACTCGGCCCAGGTGCTCTGCGTCCAGGGCTGCGCGGGCAGCAGGGTCAGCGCCTGCGCGATGAAGTCGCGGTCCTCGTCGTCGATCATCGGCTCTGCGCCATCGCGGAACAGGCTCCACCAGCCCGCCAGATCGTCCAGCACGGTGATATTGTCCTTGGCCACCCGCCAGAACGCCTCGGCCTTGTCGGCAGGCACACCCAGCGCCGCGATGCGCGCGGCCACGGCCTCCAGCGGCAGGCCCTGCACATAGGCCCGCGTCAGCGGGAACAGGTCTTCGGCATCGAACTTGGTCGGTGCCGCGCCGAAGCTGCCGGGATCGAACCCCTCGGCCAGTTCGTCCAGCGAGGTGACCAGTTCCACCGGCTTGGACGAGCCGAGCCGCGCCATCAGGCTCAGCAGCGCCGCAGGCTCCACGCCCCGGGCGCGCAGATCGCGCAGCGACAGCGTGCCCAGCCGCTTCGACAGCGCCTCGCCCTGCGGGCCGGTCAGCAGGCTGTGATGCGCAAAGGCGGGCGGCGTGCCGCCCATCGCTTCCATGATCTGGATCTGCGTTGCGGTATTGGTCACATGGTCCGCGCCGCGCACGATCGAGGTGACGCCCATGTCAATGTCATCCACCGACGAGGCAAAGGTATAAAGCACCTGCCCATCGGCCCGGATCAGCACCGGATCCGACACCGAGGCGGCATCAATCGAGATCGGCCCCAGAATGCCATCGGCCCATTCGATGCGGTTCTGGTTCAGCAGGAAACGCCAGTAGCCCTCGCGCCCCTCGGCCCGCATCCGGGCCTTTTCATCGTCGGACAGATGCAGCGAGGTGCGGTCATAGACCGGCGGCTTGCCCATGTTCAGCTGTTTCTTGCGCTTCAGGTCCAACTCGACCGGCGATTCAAAACATTCGTAGAACCGGCCCTTGGCCTTCAGATCCTCGGCGGCCTCGCGATAGCGGTCCAGCCGCAGCGACTGCTTTTCGACCCGGTCCCAATGCAGGCCCAGCCAGTCGAGATCGGCCATGATGCCATCGGCATATTCCTGCTTCGAGCGTTCCTGATCCGTGTCATCCAGACGCAGGATGAACTGACCGCCGCTTTTGCGGGCAATCAGGTAATTCATCAGCGCGGTGCGCAGATTGCCGACATGGATATAACCTGTCGGCGAAGGGGCGAAGCGGGTCACGACTGTCATTGGGGTATTCTCCTGAACGCGGCACCTGTGGCACAGGGGGGCGAATTTGTCCATATCGCGCACCTTTCGCACCGCGTATCCCTGCCTTATCTTGACCGCATGACCCATGCCAGCGCCCAGACCATCGCCCCCGACCTCGCCCTGATCGAACAGCTTGCCCATGAGGCGGTGATGCAACTGCCCGAACCCTGGCGCACGGCGGCGGCGCAGGTCCGGCTCAGGATCGAGGATTTCGCCCCGGCCGAGATTCTGGAGGCGATGCAGATCGCCGATCCGTTCGAGCTGACCGGGCTTTATGAAGGCACGCCACTGACCGAAAAGTCGGTCATGGATCAACCGCTTGGCCCGGATGTGATCTGGCTGTTCCGCCGCCCGATGCTGGATGAATGGCTGGACCGGGGCGATGTGTCGCTGGCCGAGATGGTGACGCATGTGATGGTGCACGAACTGGCGCATCACTTCGGCTGGTCCGATGCCGAGATCGCGGCGATTGATCCCTGGTGGGAATGATCACCCATCCGTGATTGGGGCGCGGGCCCCTGCGCCCTAGATTGCCGTCAAAGCAACCAAGGGAGATCCGCATGTCCACATTCCGCCTGTCGCGCCGCACTGCCCTTTTTGCCGGGGCCAGCCTGCCCTTTGCCGCAGCCCTGCCGCCCATGGCCCATGCCGCAGCCGAAATGAAGGGCAGCGCGCTGCCGCTGTTCAACCGCTTCAAGCTGGGTGATTTCGAGGTGACGGCCCTGCTGGCAGGCACCCGCACCACCGAAAAGCCGCAAGAGACCTTTGGCCTTGATGCCACGCCCGAGGATTTCGCCGCCCTCGCCGCCGCGAATTTCCTGCCCGCCGACAAGACGCAGAACTTCTTTACCCCGACGCTGATCAATACCGGCAGCGAATTGGTGCTGTTCGATACCGGCCTTGCCCCCGAGGGTATCACGGTAGCGCTGGCGGCGGCAGGCTATAGCCCGGATCAGGTCGATGTGGTGGTGCTGACCCATATGCACGGCGATCACATCGGCGGTTTGTCGGGCGAGGCCGGGCCAACCTTCGCCAAGGCGCGGTATGTCACCGGCAGCGTGGAGCACAACCACTGGTCCGGCGCGGCGAATGAAGGGTTTGACGGCAAGGTCAAACCGCTGAATGACAAGATGACCATGCTGGAGGGTGGCGGCACTGTCGCGCCCGGCATCACCGCGCTGGAGGCCTTTGGCCATAGCCCCGGCCATATGGCCTATATGATCGAAAGCGGCGGGCAGCGGCTGGCGATCACCGCCGATACCGTCAACCACTATGTGTTTTCGATGCAGCGCCCGGATTGGGAGGTGCGGTTCGACATGGACAAGGCGGCGGGGGCGGCCACCCGCAAGACCCTGCTGGGCATGTTGGCCGCCGACCGGATCCCGTTCATCGGCTATCATATGCCCTTTCCGGCCCTTGGCTTTGTCGAGGCGCAGGCTGAAGGCTTCCGCTTTGTGCCGGTCAGCTATCAGATGTTGCTGAACGGCTGACACGATATGAAAACAGGGGCAGCGGAGGCTGCCCCTGTGCATCATCTCGATCTTGCCCGGATCATGCGGCCAGTTTGGCCGCGATGCTGACCAGACGTTTGGCCTGATGGCTGATGGCCGCCGTTTCGGCCTCGCCGAATTCCTTGCCCTGAGTGTGGCTGTAGCCATAGGGGTTGCCGCCAGCAGCGGCAACTGCCGCGTCGGTAAAGCCGGGGGCGACGATCACCGAGCCCCAGTGCATGAAGGTGGTGTAAAGGCCCAGCAGGGTAGCCTCTTGCCCGCCATGCGGGTTCGCCGCCGAGGTCATCGCGGTCACGGCCTTGTTGGCCAGCGCGCCAGTGGACCATTTGCCGCCCAGCGTGTCGATGAAGGCGCGCAGCTGCGACGGGGCTTGACCAAAGCGGGTCGGGGCCGAGAACAGGTAGGCATTTGCCCATTCCATGTCTTCGGGCGTGGCCACCGGAATATCGGCCGTGGCGGCCACCGTGGCTTTCCAGCCATCCTGGCTGTTCACTGCCGCTTCGGGGGCGGTTTCGGCCACGCGCAGCAGGCGCACGTCGGCCCCGGCCGCCTTTGCCGCCTCGGCGGCGATTTTGGCCATCTGGAAGTTGGTCGAATAGGTGGAATAGAAGATGACGGCGAGTTT
Encoded here:
- the gcvP gene encoding aminomethyl-transferring glycine dehydrogenase, which encodes MSFTPTDYDPYDFANRRHIGPSPAEMDEMLKAVGVATLDQLIEETIPATIRQGKPLTWAPLAEHELLAKMRAVAAKNKVMTSLIGQGYYGTVTPPAIQRNILENPAWYTAYTPYQPEIAQGRLEALLNYQTMVADLTGLPVANASLLDEATAAAEAMTMAERSAKSKARAFFVDEHCHPQTIAVIRTRALPLGIEIVVGDPDDMDPASVFGAIFQYPGTWGHVRDLTPWIEKLHAAKAIAVVASDLLALMMLKAPGEMGADIAVGSAQRFGVPMGYGGPHAAFMSCRDDLKRAMPGRIVGVSIDAHGNKAYRLSLQTREQHIRREKATSNVCTAQALLAVMASFYAVFHGPKGLRAIAERVHSYTIRLAKALRDAGATLPPKAFFDTITVEVGVGQAGILAAARLEGLNFRKVGQDHVGISLDETTDEDVLRRVLRAFGIHEAPPAEGDLGFPAEMLRRSEVLTHPVFHMNRAESEMMRYMRRLSDRDLALDRAMIPLGSCTMKLNAAAEMMPITWPEFGSLHPFAPFDQALGYKEAIDDLAAKLCEITGYDAMSMQPNSGAQGEYAGLLTIQAYHRARGEGHRDICLIPVSAHGTNPASAQMVGLKVVVVKSAPNGDVDLEDFRDKAAAAGANLAACMITYPSTHGVFEETVREICDITHSHGGQVYIDGANMNAMVGLVKPGEIGGDVSHLNLHKTFAIPHGGGGPGMGPIGVKAHLAPYLPGHPETGGAEGPVSAAPYGSASILLISWAYCLMMGGPGLTQATRVAILNANYIAARLRGAYEVLFMGNRGRVAHECILDTRPFAEAGVTVDDIAKRLIDNGFHAPTMSWPVAGTLMVEPTESETKAEIDRFITALLAIRAEIKAVEAGEISAEDSPLRHAPHTVNDLVADWTRKYSREQGCFPPGAFRVDKYWPPVGRVDNVYGDRNLICTCPPLESYAEAAE
- the gcvH gene encoding glycine cleavage system protein GcvH, coding for MKYTQEHEWLRVEGDLVVVGITEHAATQLGDVVFVELPEIETMVAAGDEVVVIESVKAASDILAPVDGEIVMVNDKLADNPGLVNEDATGEAWFFKMKLDDLSVLDDFMDEDEYNELIG
- the gcvT gene encoding glycine cleavage system aminomethyltransferase GcvT; amino-acid sequence: MSDLLRLGLHDLHVELGGKMVPFAGYEMPVQYPSGVMKEHLHTRAQAGLFDVSHMGQVILRPKGSYEATARALEALMPVDVLGLAEGRQRYGLFTNDTGGILDDLMFANRGDHLFVVVNAACKAADIAHMQANLSDTTEVVPVTDRALLALQGPGAEAALAALVPQAAAMRFMDVAVIDTVFGALWISRSGYTGEDGFEISVPQGGAEGFARALLAQAAVAPIGLGARDSLRLEAGLCLYGHDIDTTTSPVEAGLTWAIQKARRAGGAREGGFPGAARILHELAEGPERVRVGLRPDGRAPMREGVALATPDGTPVGQVTSGGFGPSVEAPVAMGYVARAFSEIGTALTGDVRGKALPVTVAPMPFNPTTYKR
- a CDS encoding MATE family efflux transporter, with translation MQAKFVDGNLFRHVAVMSLTSSVGLMAIFVVDLINMIYISWLQDETATAAIGYAGAILFFTTAFGIGLSIGVSALVARAVGARDMALARERTTSGFAIGALFGAVFAALVWLALPQIVALLGATGETAVQTLWFLRLLIPSQPLLMIGMIGGGVLRSHGDARRAMMVTVWGAVALAILDPILILWADLGLTGAALAGWGSRLVIAAMALWPVWRHYGGFSPLSLRILHADLAPLSTIAAPAVLTQLATPVGQAFVTRMVAGYGEAAVAGMAIAGRLTPVAFGVIFALSGAIGPIIGQNLGAGRLDRVRRSFWDAVLFCALVIAAMSALLFLARAPIADLFHAQGLTRDLVYLFCGPLSLLFFFNGLIFIANATCNNLGAAFQSTLVNWARHTLGTVPFAWWLGQTYGPQGVLIGQALGGIVFGLLAIWLALRVIRQRVALG
- the gltX gene encoding glutamate--tRNA ligase, with the translated sequence MTVVTRFAPSPTGYIHVGNLRTALMNYLIARKSGGQFILRLDDTDQERSKQEYADGIMADLDWLGLHWDRVEKQSLRLDRYREAAEDLKAKGRFYECFESPVELDLKRKKQLNMGKPPVYDRTSLHLSDDEKARMRAEGREGYWRFLLNQNRIEWADGILGPISIDAASVSDPVLIRADGQVLYTFASSVDDIDMGVTSIVRGADHVTNTATQIQIMEAMGGTPPAFAHHSLLTGPQGEALSKRLGTLSLRDLRARGVEPAALLSLMARLGSSKPVELVTSLDELAEGFDPGSFGAAPTKFDAEDLFPLTRAYVQGLPLEAVAARIAALGVPADKAEAFWRVAKDNITVLDDLAGWWSLFRDGAEPMIDDEDRDFIAQALTLLPAQPWTQSTWAEWTAAVKEATGRKGKGLFMPLRKALTGQAHGPEMADVMPLLQTVRGL
- a CDS encoding metallopeptidase family protein, which produces MTHASAQTIAPDLALIEQLAHEAVMQLPEPWRTAAAQVRLRIEDFAPAEILEAMQIADPFELTGLYEGTPLTEKSVMDQPLGPDVIWLFRRPMLDEWLDRGDVSLAEMVTHVMVHELAHHFGWSDAEIAAIDPWWE
- a CDS encoding MBL fold metallo-hydrolase, which gives rise to MSTFRLSRRTALFAGASLPFAAALPPMAHAAAEMKGSALPLFNRFKLGDFEVTALLAGTRTTEKPQETFGLDATPEDFAALAAANFLPADKTQNFFTPTLINTGSELVLFDTGLAPEGITVALAAAGYSPDQVDVVVLTHMHGDHIGGLSGEAGPTFAKARYVTGSVEHNHWSGAANEGFDGKVKPLNDKMTMLEGGGTVAPGITALEAFGHSPGHMAYMIESGGQRLAITADTVNHYVFSMQRPDWEVRFDMDKAAGAATRKTLLGMLAADRIPFIGYHMPFPALGFVEAQAEGFRFVPVSYQMLLNG
- the wrbA gene encoding NAD(P)H:quinone oxidoreductase type IV → MSNVKLAVIFYSTYSTNFQMAKIAAEAAKAAGADVRLLRVAETAPEAAVNSQDGWKATVAATADIPVATPEDMEWANAYLFSAPTRFGQAPSQLRAFIDTLGGKWSTGALANKAVTAMTSAANPHGGQEATLLGLYTTFMHWGSVIVAPGFTDAAVAAAGGNPYGYSHTQGKEFGEAETAAISHQAKRLVSIAAKLAA